In Onthophagus taurus isolate NC chromosome 6, IU_Otau_3.0, whole genome shotgun sequence, a genomic segment contains:
- the LOC111424410 gene encoding uncharacterized protein produces the protein MKIVLFACCIILGINAYEFDDALYNQYLAKDFESLIDDQALTHRIRRQSEDPRCRKPQGPPVCCGKEDFLSIDNDLRDLKKQCYKEVTGQETFHGKPFDPFNCDDVEKLKKDLICVKQCVGKKKGCLDAQGNLVEDVARKFMTEHTTMEWLKPKLNDMMTKCFAEAKKATENMNKSVDDACNPALTKFEHCMFRETQFACPADQIQDQRTCAIVRQFAKHSTFLPVVGH, from the exons ATGAAAATCGTGCTTTTTGCTTGCTGCATCATTTTAGGCATAAACGCCTATGAATTCGACGATGCCCTTTATA atCAATACCTTGCAAAGGATTTCGAATCTCTGATTGATGATCAAGCATTAACTCACAGAATACGAAGACAATCTGAAGATCCGAGATGTCGTAAACCGCAAGGTCCACCTGTATGTTGCGGAAAAGAAGATTTTCTCTCAATTGACAACGATTTGCGCGATCTCAAAAAACAATGCTACAAAGAAGTTACTGGACAAGAAACGTTCCATGGGAAACCATTCGATCCTTTCAATTGTGATGATGtcgaaaaacttaaaaaagatctaatt TGTGTTAAACAATGTGTGGGTAAAAAGAAGGGTTGCTTAGATGCGCAAGGAAATCTTGTGGAAGATGTTGCTAGGAAATTCATGACCGAACATACCACGATGGAATGGTTGAAACCAAAACTCAATGATATGATGACAAAATGCTTCGCAGAAGCTAAAAAGGCAACGGAAAATATGAATAAATCTGTTGATGATGCCTGCAATCCGGCTCTTACCAAATTCGAGCACTGTATGTTTAGGGAAACTCAATTCGCTTGTCCAGCAGATCAAATTCAAGATCAAAGAACATGCGCAATCGTTCGGCAATTTGCTAAACACTCAACTTTTCTCCCAGTTGTTggtcattaa